The Meriones unguiculatus strain TT.TT164.6M chromosome 1, Bangor_MerUng_6.1, whole genome shotgun sequence genome has a segment encoding these proteins:
- the LOC110563985 gene encoding olfactory receptor 5AN6, whose translation MTGERNSTSITKFILVGFSDFPKLKLVLFVAFLGTYLSTVAWNLGLIILIRIDPYLHTPMYFFLSNLSFLDFCYVSSTTPKMLSGFFQKPKSISFVGCTMQYFFFSSLGLAECCLLAAMAYDRYAAICNPLLYKIVMSPSLCVQMVVGAYVTGLTGSLIQLCAILQLHFCGPNVINHFFCDLPQLLVLSCSETFPLQVLKFVIAVIFGVASVLVILISYGYIVGTILKISSVEGRSKAFNTCASHLTAVTLFFGSGLFVYMRPSSDSSQGYDKMASVFYTVVIPMLNPLIYSLRNKEIKDALKRCKKRSVSHCHC comes from the coding sequence ATGACAGGAGAAAGGAATAGCACCAGCATCACCAAGTTCATTCTTGTGGGGTTCTCAGATTTTCCCAAGCTCAAGCTGGTTCTGTTTGTTGCCTTCCTGGGAACTTATCTCTCCACAGTGGCTTGGAACCTGGGCCTCATCATCTTGATTAGGATTGACCCTTACCTACACACACCTATGTACTTCTTCCTCAGCAATTTGTCATTTTTAGATTTCTGTTACGTTTCGTCTACAACCCCTAAAATGCTCTCGGGATTCTTCCAGAAGCCTAAATCCATCTCCTTTGTGGGGTGCACCATGCAGTACTTCTTCTTCTCAAGCCTGGGTCTGGCTGAGTGCTGTCTTCTGGCAGCCATGGCTTATGACCGGTATGCTGCCATTTGCAATCCTCTGCTCTACAAAATCGTCATGTCCCCTTCCCTCTGTGTGCAGATGGTGGTTGGAGCCTATGTCACTGGTCTCACTGGCTCATTGATACAGCTGTGTGCTATCCTTCAGCTCCATTTCTGTGGGCCAAACGTTATAAACCACTTCTTTTGTGACCTGCCTCAGTTACTCGTCCTCTCCTGCTCTGAAACCTTTCCCCTGCAGGTCCTGAAGTTTGTAATAGCAGTGATTTTTGGGGTGGCGTCAGTCTTGGTCATCCTGATATCCTATGGTTATATCGTTGGCACAATCCTGAAGATCAGCTCAGTGGAAGGCAGGTCCAAGGCTTTCAATACCTGTGCCTCTCACCTGACAGCGGTCACCCTTTTCTTTGGATCAGGGCTCTTTGTCTATATGCGTCCCAGTTCTGACAGTTCTCAGGGTTATGACAAGATGGCATCAGTCTTCTATACAGTGGTGATTCCCATGTTGAATCCACTGATTTATAGTCTCCGGAACAAGGAAATCAAAGATGCTCTTAAGAGATGTAAGAAGAGAAGCGTTTCCCATTGCCACTGTTAG